The Uruburuella testudinis genome window below encodes:
- a CDS encoding MFS transporter produces the protein MNTSAVTKQWLGLPLNLLWGYIAIALFMTGDGFELAFLSHHITSLGFSQSQSSLAFSIYGLAAALSAWVSGVFAEIITPRKAMIIGFVMWCVFHTLFLVFGLGDANYPLILLFYGIRGFAYPLFLYSFIVMIVQNVHSSQISPAMGWFWTTYSVGIGVAGSYIPSFTIPMIGERGTLWLALAFCFAGGLVALTMLRKVNSSSHMHHLSTKEKFTELSRAVTLLVSNRNILYASMIRIINTLSLFGFAVIMPMMFVDELGFSTPEWLKIWGVFFATTLFSNVLWGIVGERLGWMRVVRWFGCIGMAISTLSFYYLPQYFGHNFYMAWIPAILLGTFVAAFVPMTAVFTSLEPNHQGAAISIYNLSAGMSNFLAPTIATILLPYYSFIGVVYAYTALYLFAFVLTYLLKVKQPGFGGEPKTIQ, from the coding sequence ATGAACACTTCCGCAGTCACCAAGCAATGGCTGGGTTTGCCCCTGAATTTATTGTGGGGCTATATCGCCATTGCGTTGTTTATGACCGGCGACGGCTTCGAGCTGGCGTTTCTTTCCCATCACATCACCAGCCTGGGTTTCAGCCAGTCGCAATCTTCGTTGGCCTTTTCGATCTACGGCCTGGCCGCCGCTTTGTCGGCTTGGGTGTCGGGCGTGTTTGCCGAAATCATTACCCCGCGCAAAGCCATGATTATCGGCTTTGTGATGTGGTGTGTGTTTCACACGCTGTTTTTGGTTTTCGGCCTCGGCGATGCCAATTATCCGCTGATTCTGCTGTTTTACGGCATTCGCGGTTTTGCCTATCCGCTGTTTCTGTATTCTTTCATCGTGATGATTGTGCAAAACGTGCACAGCTCGCAAATCAGCCCGGCCATGGGCTGGTTTTGGACCACTTATTCGGTGGGCATCGGCGTGGCGGGCAGCTATATTCCCAGCTTCACCATCCCGATGATTGGCGAACGCGGCACCTTGTGGCTGGCGCTGGCGTTTTGTTTTGCCGGCGGCCTGGTGGCCTTGACCATGCTGCGCAAGGTGAATTCGTCGTCGCATATGCACCATCTTTCCACCAAAGAAAAATTCACCGAATTGAGCCGCGCGGTTACGCTGCTGGTGAGCAACCGCAATATTCTGTATGCCAGCATGATCCGCATCATCAACACCTTGTCGCTGTTTGGCTTTGCGGTGATTATGCCGATGATGTTTGTTGACGAATTGGGTTTTTCTACGCCCGAATGGCTGAAAATCTGGGGTGTGTTTTTCGCCACCACGCTGTTTTCCAACGTGTTGTGGGGCATTGTCGGCGAACGGCTGGGCTGGATGCGTGTGGTGCGCTGGTTTGGCTGTATCGGTATGGCAATCTCGACATTGAGCTTTTACTATCTGCCGCAATATTTCGGCCACAATTTTTACATGGCGTGGATTCCGGCGATTCTGCTCGGCACATTTGTGGCGGCGTTTGTGCCCATGACCGCCGTGTTTACCAGCTTGGAGCCGAATCATCAAGGCGCGGCGATTTCGATTTACAACCTCTCTGCCGGCATGTCGAATTTTCTTGCGCCCACCATCGCCACCATTTTGCTGCCGTATTACAGCTTTATCGGCGTGGTGTATGCCTATACCGCGCTTTATTTGTTTGCTTTCGTGCTCACTTATCTTTTGAAAGTGAAACAGCCGGGCTTCGGTGGTGAGCCGAAGACAATACAATGA
- a CDS encoding phosphoribosylglycinamide synthetase produces MHLKKLTVVALSACFGLSACQKEEAPPAAPPASEAPAPARAESAPQQPVESMPPATATAPGSGSNLIREPVAAQEQPLQAIQTKMGPKESVIHLTSAKVTGQILTVEFVAVPKKRGDGRYEWLNLTLPLKNVSYIDDATAKKVSLLQDDGEAYMASPLNGTGKSIRLDGHSPITATLKFPAPPETSPTISVNFSDIGSFDGVPVSR; encoded by the coding sequence ATGCATTTGAAAAAGCTGACTGTTGTAGCCCTTTCGGCATGCTTTGGTTTGAGTGCTTGCCAAAAAGAAGAAGCGCCGCCCGCCGCGCCGCCTGCAAGTGAGGCACCGGCTCCTGCAAGAGCAGAGTCTGCTCCGCAACAGCCGGTGGAATCAATGCCGCCTGCCACAGCCACTGCGCCCGGCTCGGGCAGCAACCTGATTCGTGAGCCGGTAGCCGCGCAAGAGCAGCCGTTGCAGGCGATTCAAACCAAGATGGGGCCGAAAGAATCAGTCATACACTTAACTTCGGCCAAGGTAACCGGCCAGATTCTGACGGTAGAATTTGTGGCGGTGCCAAAGAAAAGGGGTGACGGCCGTTATGAATGGTTGAATTTGACACTGCCCTTGAAAAATGTGAGCTATATTGATGATGCCACTGCCAAGAAAGTATCTTTATTGCAGGATGACGGTGAGGCTTATATGGCCAGCCCGCTGAACGGTACCGGCAAAAGTATCCGGCTGGATGGACACAGCCCCATAACCGCAACGTTGAAGTTTCCCGCCCCGCCGGAAACCTCGCCCACCATCAGTGTGAATTTCTCCGATATCGGCTCGTTTGACGGTGTGCCGGTCAGCCGCTAA
- a CDS encoding OmpA family protein, with product MKAKQPLWPALLTVMLAACGAEPEAPQRPEQIAPEPAASAVAAVSSPVAAPATAVAAQAASVAAQGSSLGTAGSSLSAAGGNLSARQNEFNIEINLSSDVLFDFDKAELKPEADAELEKAAEVIREKGKGIILIVGHTDSKGSDAYNKQLSLTRADAVKNWFEAHGLHQDYQTDGAGAAKPVAPNSHADGSDNPEGRAKNRRVEIVINKTKTLGE from the coding sequence ATGAAGGCGAAACAACCATTATGGCCGGCCTTGCTGACTGTGATGCTGGCCGCTTGCGGCGCCGAACCTGAAGCACCGCAGAGGCCCGAACAAATCGCGCCGGAGCCTGCCGCCTCGGCTGTGGCCGCCGTGTCGTCGCCGGTGGCGGCACCTGCAACGGCCGTGGCCGCGCAGGCTGCATCAGTTGCGGCGCAGGGCAGCAGTTTGGGCACGGCCGGCAGCAGCTTGTCGGCGGCGGGCGGCAATTTGAGCGCACGGCAAAACGAGTTCAATATCGAAATCAACTTGTCATCTGATGTATTGTTTGATTTCGACAAAGCCGAATTGAAGCCTGAAGCTGATGCCGAGCTGGAAAAAGCTGCCGAAGTGATACGCGAAAAAGGCAAGGGCATCATTTTGATTGTCGGCCATACCGACAGCAAGGGCAGCGATGCCTACAACAAACAGCTTTCACTGACACGCGCCGATGCGGTGAAAAATTGGTTTGAAGCGCACGGCCTGCATCAGGATTACCAAACCGACGGCGCCGGTGCCGCCAAGCCCGTGGCGCCGAACAGCCATGCCGACGGCAGCGATAACCCCGAAGGCCGCGCCAAAAACCGCCGCGTAGAAATTGTGATTAATAAAACCAAAACCTTGGGCGAATGA
- a CDS encoding SIMPL domain-containing protein, with amino-acid sequence MATHSPSKGLVLLGITLAIGLIAAAFVLGMQFKNFRQPGTITVKGLAEKSYQADRAEWQTSVAVHGDTYAQVLAQLQQAEPVLARFLTAQGFNATEVQRFTPMVEPAYTEVRQEDGSIRQVQNGYQGEQRLLVSSSNLTAIQKAQQAVLQLRADNEAIRFEQPQYLLGNLETIKHALITQATEDAHKRAQEFAKTGGAAVGAMRSASQGSFNIYAEGGGSSSDDYGGVYDKTTIGKNVRLVVTIEYGIGKE; translated from the coding sequence ATGGCCACACATTCACCCTCTAAGGGCTTGGTTTTATTGGGCATCACATTGGCAATCGGGCTAATTGCCGCTGCTTTTGTGTTGGGTATGCAGTTTAAAAATTTCCGCCAACCCGGCACCATCACCGTGAAAGGCTTGGCTGAAAAAAGCTATCAGGCCGACCGCGCCGAATGGCAGACCAGCGTGGCTGTGCACGGTGATACCTATGCGCAGGTGCTGGCGCAGCTGCAACAGGCCGAGCCGGTGTTGGCACGATTTTTAACCGCACAAGGCTTCAACGCCACCGAGGTGCAGCGCTTCACGCCGATGGTCGAACCTGCTTACACCGAAGTGCGGCAGGAAGACGGCAGCATACGCCAGGTGCAAAACGGGTATCAAGGCGAACAGCGACTGCTGGTAAGCAGCAGCAATCTGACCGCCATCCAAAAAGCACAGCAGGCCGTTTTACAGTTGCGCGCGGATAACGAAGCCATCCGTTTCGAACAGCCGCAATATCTGCTCGGCAATCTGGAAACCATCAAACATGCGCTGATTACCCAAGCCACGGAAGATGCGCACAAACGGGCGCAGGAATTTGCCAAAACCGGCGGCGCGGCGGTGGGCGCGATGCGTTCGGCTTCACAAGGCTCATTTAATATTTATGCCGAGGGCGGCGGGAGCAGCAGCGACGATTACGGCGGCGTGTATGATAAAACCACCATCGGCAAAAACGTGCGGCTGGTGGTGACCATCGAATACGGCATCGGAAAGGAATAA
- a CDS encoding NRAMP family divalent metal transporter, whose protein sequence is MSKPSNRSALMGAAFLMATSAIGPGFLTQTATFTQTLLASFGFVILLSILLDIGAQLNIWRIIAVSELRAQDVANKVLPGAGYFLALLIVMGGLAFNIGNVGGAGLGLNILTGITPEMGAIISGAIAIGIFLFREAGKIMDRFAQVMGFIMIALTIYVAAKANPPLGEAALRTVAPLELDAIAIVTLVGGTVGGYITFAGAHRLLDAGIKGRAALPEVSKSSVSAILIASVMRVVLFLAVLGVVSQGVALDPKNPAATPFAHVAGNVGLLIFGVVIWAASITSVIGAAYTSVSFIAGLSPAIERHRNKWIIGFIIVSTAVLATVGRPAQILVLVGTLNGLILPIALGLMLLAAYKTKIVGDYKHPLWMTLAGLVVVVLMAVLSGITLVKYIGGLMG, encoded by the coding sequence ATGTCGAAACCCTCCAACCGCAGCGCGCTGATGGGCGCGGCTTTTCTGATGGCCACATCGGCCATCGGCCCCGGCTTCCTCACCCAAACCGCCACCTTCACGCAAACGCTGCTGGCCAGCTTCGGCTTTGTGATTTTGCTGTCGATTCTGCTCGACATCGGCGCACAGCTCAATATCTGGCGCATCATCGCCGTATCGGAGCTGCGCGCGCAGGATGTCGCCAACAAAGTGCTGCCCGGTGCGGGCTATTTTCTGGCGCTGCTGATTGTGATGGGCGGCCTGGCTTTCAACATCGGCAATGTCGGCGGCGCGGGCTTGGGCTTGAACATTCTCACCGGCATCACCCCGGAAATGGGCGCGATTATCAGCGGCGCCATCGCCATCGGCATTTTTCTGTTTCGCGAAGCCGGCAAAATTATGGACCGCTTCGCCCAAGTCATGGGCTTTATCATGATTGCGCTCACCATTTATGTGGCCGCCAAAGCCAATCCGCCGTTGGGCGAAGCAGCCTTGCGCACGGTGGCACCGCTCGAGCTTGATGCGATTGCGATTGTCACGCTGGTCGGCGGCACGGTCGGCGGCTACATCACCTTTGCCGGCGCCCACCGGCTGCTGGATGCCGGTATCAAAGGCCGGGCGGCGCTGCCGGAAGTGAGCAAAAGCTCGGTATCGGCGATTCTGATTGCTTCCGTTATGCGGGTGGTGCTGTTTCTGGCCGTGCTCGGCGTGGTGTCGCAAGGCGTGGCGCTCGACCCGAAAAACCCTGCCGCCACACCGTTTGCACATGTGGCCGGCAATGTCGGCCTGCTGATTTTCGGCGTGGTGATTTGGGCGGCTTCGATTACATCGGTGATTGGCGCGGCCTATACCTCGGTATCGTTTATCGCCGGCCTCAGCCCCGCCATCGAGCGCCACCGCAACAAATGGATTATCGGCTTCATCATCGTATCGACCGCCGTATTGGCCACGGTTGGCCGCCCCGCGCAAATCTTGGTGCTGGTGGGCACGCTCAACGGCCTGATTCTGCCGATCGCCCTCGGCCTGATGCTGCTGGCGGCCTATAAAACCAAAATTGTCGGCGACTACAAACACCCGCTGTGGATGACGCTGGCGGGCCTTGTGGTGGTGGTGTTGATGGCGGTCTTGAGCGGCATCACGCTGGTGAAATATATCGGTGGTTTGATGGGGTAA
- the pxpA gene encoding 5-oxoprolinase subunit PxpA, whose translation MHVDLNADLAEGCGSDEALLQRVSSANIACALHAGSAADMHRALVWAKQHHVRIGAHPGYPDRENFGRTDMALSETELRAYLNYQLGALQALCDAEGLQTAYVKPHGALYNQAARNQALADIIADTVRRFNPNLKLMGLSGSCLLEAGRSAGLEVISEVFADRRYLPDGSLVPRSRADAQVDSDEEAIAQVLQMVRQGTVNTVDGGGEIAVQADSICLHGDGAHALAFADKISAALQANGVRVS comes from the coding sequence ATGCACGTTGATTTGAATGCCGACCTTGCCGAGGGCTGCGGCAGCGACGAAGCCCTGCTGCAACGCGTTTCCTCCGCCAACATCGCCTGTGCCCTGCATGCCGGCAGCGCTGCCGATATGCACCGTGCGCTGGTTTGGGCCAAACAGCACCATGTGCGCATCGGGGCGCATCCGGGCTATCCCGACCGTGAAAATTTCGGCCGCACCGATATGGCTTTGTCTGAAACCGAATTGCGTGCGTATTTGAATTACCAACTCGGCGCACTGCAAGCCCTGTGCGATGCCGAAGGGCTTCAGACGGCCTATGTAAAGCCGCACGGCGCACTCTACAATCAAGCCGCCCGCAATCAGGCGCTGGCCGATATCATTGCCGATACCGTACGCCGTTTCAATCCTAATTTGAAACTGATGGGGCTCTCGGGCAGCTGCCTGCTCGAAGCCGGACGCAGCGCCGGGTTGGAAGTGATTTCAGAAGTATTCGCCGACCGCCGCTATCTGCCCGACGGTTCGCTGGTGCCGCGCAGCAGAGCCGATGCCCAGGTAGACAGCGATGAAGAAGCGATTGCGCAAGTATTGCAGATGGTGCGGCAAGGCACGGTCAACACGGTAGACGGCGGCGGCGAAATTGCCGTGCAGGCCGACAGCATCTGCCTGCACGGCGACGGTGCGCACGCGCTGGCATTCGCCGACAAAATCAGTGCCGCCTTGCAAGCAAACGGTGTTAGGGTATCCTGA
- a CDS encoding biotin-dependent carboxyltransferase family protein yields the protein MMRVQAVQAIAHIQDLGRFGLRRFGIGHAGAMDTLALQAGNLLLRNPAGAAALEIALGGISVSFTRDTPFCITGALYEAALDGEPVHSYWRYTARRGQTLTLARAVRGMYGYLCVAGGFDVPEILGARSTDLKAAFGGFQGRCVQAGDEIPLGGDARKLPHIGIAPIPLTNRIHALPSSEYYTFTAEAQQALWQQGWVLQSSSNRMGYRLQGSRLALLQPLEMLSHAVAFGSIQVPPSGQPIVLMADTQTTGGYPKIACVAAADLGKLAQVRFGGKIYFQTASTGKAARLLHQNQIYLNQIKRIAKHAR from the coding sequence ATGATGCGCGTGCAGGCGGTGCAGGCCATCGCTCATATTCAAGATCTCGGCCGTTTCGGCCTGCGCCGCTTCGGTATCGGCCATGCCGGCGCGATGGATACATTGGCTTTGCAGGCGGGCAATCTGCTGCTGCGCAATCCGGCCGGCGCGGCGGCGTTGGAAATCGCACTCGGCGGCATCAGCGTTTCGTTTACACGTGATACGCCGTTTTGCATTACCGGTGCGCTGTATGAAGCCGCGCTCGACGGCGAACCGGTGCATTCTTACTGGCGCTACACCGCACGGCGCGGCCAAACGCTCACGCTCGCCCGTGCCGTGCGCGGCATGTATGGCTATTTGTGTGTGGCCGGCGGCTTTGATGTGCCGGAAATCCTGGGCGCGCGCAGCACCGATTTAAAAGCGGCATTCGGCGGTTTTCAAGGCCGTTGCGTGCAGGCGGGCGATGAAATTCCGCTGGGCGGCGACGCCCGCAAACTGCCGCATATCGGCATCGCACCGATTCCACTCACCAACCGCATCCACGCCCTGCCCTCATCCGAATACTATACGTTCACCGCCGAAGCGCAGCAGGCACTGTGGCAGCAGGGCTGGGTATTGCAAAGCAGCAGCAACCGCATGGGCTACCGCTTGCAAGGCAGCCGATTGGCGCTGTTGCAGCCGCTGGAAATGCTCTCGCACGCAGTGGCTTTCGGCAGCATTCAAGTGCCGCCGTCCGGCCAGCCGATTGTGTTGATGGCCGACACCCAAACCACCGGCGGCTACCCCAAAATCGCCTGTGTGGCTGCCGCCGATTTGGGAAAACTGGCACAAGTGCGCTTTGGCGGCAAAATTTATTTTCAGACGGCCTCAACCGGAAAAGCGGCGCGGCTGCTGCATCAAAACCAAATCTATTTAAACCAAATCAAAAGGATAGCCAAACATGCACGTTGA
- the pxpB gene encoding 5-oxoprolinase subunit PxpB, whose protein sequence is MSTITLSPISESALVCTLPPPAESGKQQRLWAFADAAAELEGVLETVTGMNNLTVFAQPGADLAKLSDGLKHLWPRIKAQAHRGRHIEIPVCYGGEYGEDLAEVAAYHHTTPADIVRRHTEPVYTVFMMGFQPGFPYLGGLPEHLHTPRRAEPRTNVPAGSVGIGGSQTGVYPFASPGGWQIIGRTDMALFQTASYPPTLLLAGDTVRFVAGEVCI, encoded by the coding sequence ATGTCTACAATCACCCTATCCCCCATCAGCGAATCTGCGCTTGTCTGCACGTTGCCGCCGCCTGCCGAATCCGGCAAGCAGCAGCGTTTGTGGGCGTTTGCCGATGCAGCCGCCGAATTGGAAGGGGTTTTGGAAACGGTAACGGGTATGAACAATCTCACGGTGTTTGCACAACCGGGAGCTGATTTGGCAAAGCTTTCAGACGGCCTGAAACACTTGTGGCCGCGCATCAAAGCGCAAGCGCATCGGGGGCGGCATATTGAGATTCCGGTCTGCTACGGCGGTGAATACGGTGAAGATTTGGCTGAAGTCGCCGCCTACCACCACACCACGCCTGCCGACATCGTGCGCCGCCACACCGAGCCGGTGTATACCGTATTTATGATGGGTTTCCAGCCCGGTTTTCCTTATTTGGGCGGCCTGCCCGAACATCTGCACACGCCGCGCCGCGCCGAGCCGCGCACCAACGTGCCGGCCGGCTCAGTGGGTATCGGCGGCAGCCAAACCGGCGTGTATCCTTTTGCCTCGCCCGGCGGCTGGCAGATTATCGGCCGCACCGATATGGCTTTGTTTCAGACGGCCTCATATCCGCCCACGCTTTTGCTGGCGGGCGATACAGTGCGTTTTGTGGCCGGCGAGGTATGTATATGA
- a CDS encoding GRP family sugar transporter → MDIAIALLPALFWGSMILFTVYIGGTAYSQILGITAGALLFAVAGYFFTDPVITQKVFWVGLASGAFWTIGQIGQLQSIKKVGAAVTMPISTGMQLIATTLFGALVLSEWHDAVTTGLGLSALMLILLGVFLTSAKAKGMQPDAAGSAAMRGALVMLSVSTFGYLAYAVLAAFFEIKGSDAILPQSVGMLLMALLLTAKEKPYNRDAFKNILPGIIWALGSFFMFVSQPRVGVAISFSLAQVAVAISTLGSIFILKERKTPDQMKKVVIGVVLIVLAAVLLGIAKDY, encoded by the coding sequence ATGGACATAGCCATTGCTTTATTGCCCGCGTTGTTTTGGGGCTCGATGATTTTGTTTACCGTGTATATCGGCGGTACGGCCTACAGCCAGATTTTAGGCATTACTGCGGGCGCGTTGTTGTTTGCCGTGGCGGGGTATTTTTTTACTGATCCGGTGATTACGCAAAAAGTGTTTTGGGTGGGGCTGGCTTCGGGGGCGTTTTGGACCATCGGCCAAATCGGCCAGCTGCAAAGTATTAAAAAAGTAGGGGCGGCGGTAACCATGCCGATTTCTACCGGCATGCAGCTGATTGCCACCACCTTGTTTGGGGCGTTGGTGTTGTCTGAATGGCACGATGCGGTTACCACAGGTTTGGGATTGAGCGCATTGATGTTGATTTTGCTGGGCGTGTTTCTGACTTCGGCCAAGGCAAAGGGAATGCAGCCGGATGCGGCGGGCAGCGCGGCGATGCGCGGGGCATTGGTGATGTTGTCGGTGTCGACTTTCGGCTATCTGGCTTATGCGGTGCTGGCGGCTTTTTTTGAAATCAAAGGTTCGGATGCGATTTTGCCGCAAAGTGTGGGCATGCTGCTGATGGCGCTGTTGCTCACGGCTAAAGAAAAGCCGTATAACCGCGATGCGTTTAAAAATATTTTGCCGGGCATTATTTGGGCTTTGGGCAGCTTTTTTATGTTTGTGTCGCAGCCGCGCGTGGGTGTGGCCATCAGCTTTTCTCTGGCTCAGGTGGCGGTGGCGATTTCTACGTTGGGCTCGATTTTTATTCTGAAAGAGCGGAAAACGCCGGATCAGATGAAAAAAGTGGTTATCGGTGTGGTG